The following proteins are co-located in the Chaetodon auriga isolate fChaAug3 chromosome 23, fChaAug3.hap1, whole genome shotgun sequence genome:
- the dock9b gene encoding dedicator of cytokinesis protein 9 isoform X8, which yields MASAPPEARKFTRGLNKPGTAAELRQSVSEAVRTSVLMVKPKIIEPLDYENVILQRKTQIISDVLRDMLQFPTDDFQISTLRRQGRTLFSTVPDTAEKEAHSLFVQECIKTYKSDWHVVNYKYEEYSGDFRQLPNKVLRPEKLAAHLFEVDEDVEKDEDTASLGSQKGGVSKHGWLYKGNMNSAISVTMRSFKRRYFHLAQLGDGSYNLNFYKDENTSKEPKGTIFLDSCMGVVQNSKVRRFAFELKMQDKSTFLLAADSEAEMEEWIGTLNKILHSSFEQAMQEKRNGELHDDEEHGKTDLSSGSFQDGFQTARDIESKMRSEARLKLFTLDPDTQKLDFSGIEPDVRQFEEKFGKRVLVSCHDLSFNLQGCVAENEEGPTTNVEPFYVVLSLFDVQNSRKISADFHVDLNHPLVRQLTSGSSSGQDLHINGSGDGPLAGHRQASGLPAGALQYPRQGVFSVTCPHPEIFLVARIEKVLQGGITHCTEPYMKSSDSAKMAQKVLKNAKTACSRLGQYRMPFAWAARPVFKDASGALDKSARFSALYRQDSSKLSDEDMFKLLTDFRKPEKMAKLPVLLGNLDVTIDSVAPDVTNCVTSSYIPVRNFEGNGPGSALLEVEEFVPCIAKCSQPCTIYKNHLYVYPKHLKYDGQKSFAKARNIAVCIEFKDSDEDEAPPLKCIYGRPGGPLFTKQAHAAVLHHQQNPEFYDEIKIELPTQLHEKHHLLFTFYHVSCDSNSKKKDLVETPVGSAWLPLLKDGRVIMNEQQLPVAANLPAGYLGSQDGINKHSGSEIKWVDGGKPLFKVSTHLVSTVYTQDQHLHNFFHHCQSMEMSEQASEGELVKYLKSLHAMEGHVMVNFLPTILNQLFCVLTRATHEDVAVNVTRVMVHIVAQCHEEGLEHYLRSYVKFVFKPEPYSSTNVKTVHEELAKSMTAILKPSTDFLTSNKLLKHSWYFFEALVKSMAHYLIECGKVKLSRNQRFSASFYHAVETLVNMLMPHITQKYKDNLDAARNANHSLAVFIKRCFTFMDRGFVFKQINNYMNCFVPGDPKTLYEFKFEFLRVVCNHEHYVPLNLPMPFGKGRIQRFQDLQLDYSLTDDFCRNHFLVGLLMREVGGALQEFREIRQIAIQVLKGLMIKHTFDDRYAAKSQQARLATLYLPLFGLLQENVYRLDMKESALLSNHNNTREDSLVPNSMVTPQKPGSCIENALHKDVFGVISGTASPHNSTPNVSSVHHADSRGSLVSTDSGNSLLDKSSDKTNSLEKNQCASALGSTVLRCDKLDRDEIKNLLMCFLHILKSMSEEALFAYWNKAAPSDLMDFFTLIEVCLHQFRYMGKRFIVRSQEGAGPVAPDRKSLTLPVSRNRAGILHARLQQLGTLENAHTFNNMYSHTEADVSSQCLLEANVSTEVCLTVLDTLSIFIMGFKTQLNSDLGHNPLMKKVFQVHLCFLQIPQSEAALKQVFTSLRTFIYKFPCTFFDGRADMCASLCYEILKCCNSKLSSIRSDAAHLLYFLMKSNFDYTGRKSFVRTHLQVVIAVSQLIADVIGIGGTRFQQSLSIINNCANSDKNIKHTAFPSDVKDLTKRIRTVLMATEQMKEHENDPEMLVDLQYSLAKSYTSTPELRKTWLDSMARIHNKNGDLSEAAMCYVHVAALVAEYLWRKGMFRQGCSAFRVITPNIDEEAAMMEDVGMQDVHFNEEVLMELLEECADGLWKAERYELIADVYRLIIPIYEQRRDFEKLTHLYDTLHRAYTKVMEVMHSGKRLLGTYFRVAFFGQGFFEDEDGKEYIYKEPKFTPLSEISQRLLKLYSDKFGQENVKIIQDSGRVNPKDLDSKYAYIQVTHVTPYLDDKELEDRKTDFEKSHNIQRFVFETPFTVSGKKQGGVEEQCKRRTVLTTTHCFPYVKKRIAVMYQHQTDLSPIEVAIDEMSAKVAELRLLCSASEVDMIRLQLKLQGSISVQVNAGPLAYARAFLDDGSAKKYPDNKVKQLKEVFRQFVDACGQALGVNERLIKEDQQEYHDEMKANYRDLTRELSNIMHEQINPVEDGTRSALSDSMGIFNAISGTPTSANPHGSTTIL from the exons TAAGGTGCTGAGACCTGAGAAACTGGCAGCTCACCTTTTTGAGGTGGATGAAGATGTGGAAAAAGATGAG gacacAGCCTCCCTCGGCTCTCAGAAAGGAGGAGTATCTAAACATGGCTGGCTGTACAAAGGCAACATGAACAGTGCAATCAGTGTTACCATGCGG TCCTTCAAGCGGAGGTACTTCCATCTGGCCCAGCTGGGAGATGGATCCTACAACCTCAACTTCTACAAGGATGAGAACACCTCCAAGGAACCCAAAGGAACCATCTTCCTGGACTCATGCATGGGGGTTGTTCAG AACAGCAAAGTGCGTCGGTTCGCCTTTGAGCTGAAGATGCAGGATAAGAGCACCTTCCTGTTGGCTGCAGACAGCGAAGCGGAGATGGAGGAGTGGATTGGCACCCTCAACAAGAttctccacagcagctttgaGCAGGCCATGCAGGAGAAGAGGAACGGAGAGCTGCATGACG ATGAGGAGCACGGAAAAACAGACCTCTCCTCCGGAAGTTTTCAAGACGGCTTTCAG ACTGCCAGAGATATCGAGTCCAAAATGAGGAGCGAGGCTCGCCTGAAACTGTTCACCTTGGACCCTGACACACAG AAACTGGATTTCTCTGGCATTGAACCAGACGTGCGGCAGTTTGAAGAGAAGTTTGGAAAGAGAGTCCTGGTCAGCTGCCATGACCTGTCCTTCAACCTGCAGGGCTGCGTTGCAGAGAATGAAGAGGGACCAACAACTAAT GTGGAGCCTTTCTACGTGGTCCTGTCCCTCTTCGACGTCCAGAACAGCAGAAAGATCTCAGCCGACTTCCACGTGGATCTCAACCACCCTCTGGTCCGACAGCTGACATCGGGCTCTAGCAGCGGACAGGACTTGCACATCAATGGCAGTGGCGATGGTCCCCTGGCTGGCCACAGGCAGGCCAGTGGGCTCCCAGCCGGGGCTCTCCAGTACCCCAGACAGGGGGTGTTCTCGGTCACATGCCCCCATCCAGAGATCTTCCTGGTGGCGAGGATTGAGAAGGTCCTGCAGGGAGGGATCACCCACTGCACCGAACCCTACATGAAGAGCTCAGACTCTGCTAAG ATGGCTCAAAAGGTGCTGAAGAATGCTAAGACAGCCTGCAGCAGACTGGGACAGTACAGGATGCCATTCGCCTGGGCTGCAAG gcctGTGTTCAAAGACGCGTCAGGGGCTTTGGACAAAAGCGCTCGCTTCTCAGCTCTTTACAGACAGGACAGCAGCAAGCTGTCAGACGAGGACATGTTCAAGCTGCTTACTGACTTCAGAAA ACCAGAGAAAATGGCCAAACTCCCCGTGCTCTTAGGGAACTTAGATGTGACGATTGACAGTGTGGCCCCGGATGTAACCA ATTGTGTCACTTCCTCGTACATCCCTGTGAGGAACTTTGAAGGCAACGGGCCTGGCAGCGCTCtcctggaggtggaggagttcGTACCCTGCATCGCTAAGTGCTCCCAGCCATGCACCATCTATAAAAACCACCTCTATGTGTACCCAAAGCATCTCAAATATGATGGACAGAAGTCCTTTGCTAAG GCGAGGAATATTGCTGTTTGCATTGAATTCAAGGATTCGGACGAGGATGAAGCCCCGCCGCTGAAG TGCATCTATGGTCGCCCGGGAGGTCCTCTGTTCACGAAGCAGGCACATGCAGCAGTCCTGCACCACCAGCAGAACCCTGAGTTCTATGATGAG ATAAAGATAGAGCTGCCGACTCAGCTGCATGAGAAGCATCACCTTCTCTTCACCTTCTATCATGTTAGCTGTGACAGCAACAGCAAGAAGAAAGACCTGGTGGAGACTCCAG TGGGTTCAGCCTGGCTGCCTCTGCTGAAGGATGGTAGAGTCATCATGAATGAACAGCAGCTGCCTGTGGCCGCCAATCTGCCCGCCGGGTACCTCGGCTCCCAGGATGGTATCAACAAG CACTCCGGCTCGGAGATCAAATGGGTGGACGGAGGAAAACCGCTGTTCAAAGTCTCAACTCATCTCGTCTCCACAGTTTACACTCAG GATCAGCACTTGCAcaacttcttccaccactgtcaaAGCATGGAGATGTCAGAACAAGCTTCAGAGGGGGAGCTGGTGAAATACCTGAAG AGTCTCCACGCCATGGAGGGTCATGTGATGGTCAACTTTCTGCCCACCATCCTCAACCAGCTGTTCTGCGTCCTAACCAGAGCCACACACGAGGACGTGGCTGTCAACGTGACCAG GGTGATGGTTCACATTGTAGCGCAGTGCCACGAAGAAGGCCTCGAGCATTACCTGAGATCTTATGTCAAG TTTGTGTTTAAGCCAGAGCCTTATTCCTCCACCAATGTGAAGACAGTTCATGAGGAGCTGGCTAAGTCCATGACGGCCATTCTCAAACCATCCACAGACTTCCTGACTAGCAACAAGCTCCTGAAG CACTCGTGGTACTTCTTTGAAGCCCTGGTGAAATCAATGGCTCATTATCTCATAGAGTGCGGGAAGGTCAAG CTCTCCAGGAACCAGCGTTTCTCTGCGTCGTTCTACCACGCCGTGGAGACTCTGGTCAATATGCTGATGCCTCACATCACCCAGAAATACAAGGACAACCTGGATGCGGCTCGCAACGCCAACCACAGCCTGGCAGTTTTCATCAAG CGCTGCTTCACCTTCATGGACAGAGGCTTTGTGTTCAAGCAGATCAACAACTACATGAACTGCTTTGTGCCCGGAGACCCCAAG ACTTTGTATGAGTTCAAGTTCGAGTTCCTGCGGGTGGTTTGCAACCATGAGCACTATGTCCCTCTTAACCTGCCCATGCCCTTTGGAAAAGGCAGAATTCAAAGGTTCCAAG ATCTTCAGCTGGACTATTCTCTGACTGACGACTTCTGTCGAAACCACTTCCTGGTGGGGCTGCTGATGAGGGAGGTGGGTGGGGCTCTGCAGGAGTTCCGAGAGATCCGTCAGATCGCCATCCAGGTGCTCAAGGGCCTGATGATCAAACACACGTTTGACGACCGCTATGCGGCCAAA AGCCAGCAGGCCAGGCTCGCCACCCTCTACCTCCCTCTGTTTGGTCTGCTCCAGGAGAACGTCTACAGGCTTGACATGAAGGAATCGGCCCTCCTCAGCAACCACAAT AATACCAGGGAGGACTCTCTGGTGCCCAACTCCATGGTGACTCCACAGAAACCTGGGAGCTGCATAGAAAACGCCCTCCACAAAGACGTGTTCGGGGTCATCTCTGGAACAG CCTCCCCTCACAACTCCACGCCCAACGTCAGCTCCGTTCACCACGCCGACTCCAGAGGCTCGCTGGTCTCCACCGACTCTGGAAACAGCCTGCTGGACAAGAGCAGCGACAAGACCAACTCCCTGGAGAAG AACCAGTGTGCGTCGGCTCTGGGCAGCACTGTGCTGCGCTGTGACAAATTGGACCGGGACGAGATCAAAAACCTGCTCATGTGCTTTCTGCACATCCTCAAGAGCATGTCAGAGG AGGCCCTTTTTGCATACTGGAACAAAGCAGCTCCCTCAGATCTAATGGACTTCTTCACATTAATAGA agTCTGCCTCCACCAGTTCAGATACATGGGCAAGAGATTCATCGTCAG GAGCCAGGAGGGGGCAGGGCCTGTAGctccagacaggaagtctctGACCCTGCCTGTGTCTCGTAACAGGGCGGGGATCCTGCACGCCCGCCTTCAGCAGCTGGGAACTCTGGAGAACGCTCACACCTTCAACAACA TGTACTCTCATACGGAGGCAGACGTGAGCAGCCAGTGCCTGCTGGAGGCCAACGTGTCCACGgaggtctgtctgactgtgctGGACACACTCAGCATCTTCATCATGGGATTCAAG ACTCAGCTGAATTCAGATCTTGGTCACAACCCCCTGATGAAGAAAGTGTTCCAGGTCCATCTGTGCTTCCTGCAGATCCCTCAGTCTGAGGCCGCCCTCAAACAGGTCTTCACCTCCCTCAGGACCTTCATCTACAAG TTCCCCTGCACCTTCTTTGATGGCCGGGCCGACATGTGTGCCTCTCTGTGCTATGAAATCCTCAAGTGCTGTAACTCCAAGCTGAGCTCAATCCGCAGCGACGCCGCCCATCTTCTCTACTTCCTCATGAAAAGCAACTTTGACTACACCGGACGCAAGTCTTTCGTACGAACTCACCTGCAG GTGGTCAtcgctgtcagtcagctgattgCTGATGTCATCGGCATCGGAGGTACCCGTTTCCAGCAGTCGCTCTCCATCATTAACAACTGTGCCAACAGTGACAAGAACATCAAG cacacagcattTCCGTCAGACGTGAAGGACCTGACCAAGCGCATCAGAACCGTGCTGATGGCCACAGAGCAGATGAAGGAGCACGAGAACGACCCGGAGATGCTGGTGGACCTCCAGTACAGCTTGGCCAAGTCCTACACCAGCACACCTGAGCTCCGCAAGACCTGGCTGGACAGCATGGCTCGCATCCACAACAAGAACGGGGATCTCTCAGAG GCCGCCATGTGTTATGTGCACGTTGCTGCCCTGGTAGCTGAGTACCTGTGGAGGAAAG GTATGTTCAGGCAGGGCTGCTCGGCTTTCCGCGTCATCACTCCAAACATCGACGAGGAGGCGGCCATGATGGAGGACGTGGGCATGCAGGATGTTCACTTTAATGAG gaggtgctgatggagctgctggaggagtgTGCTGATGGTCTCTGGAAGGCGGAGCGCTATGAGCTCATCGCTGATGTCTACAGGCTCATCATTCCCATCTATGAACAGCGCAGAGACTTTGAG aaacTGACTCACCTGTACGACACCCTCCACCGTGCCTACACCAAAGTGATGGAGGTGATGCATAGTGGAAAAAGGTTGCTGGGAACTTACTTCAGAGTGGCCTTCTTTGGACAG GGCTTCTTTGAAGATGAAGACGGAAAGGAATACATCTACAAGGAGCCAAAGTTCACTCCGCTGTCAGAGATTTCCCAGAGACTCCTGAAGCTCTACTCCGACAAGTTTGGTCAGGAGAACGTCAAGATCATTCAGGACTCTGGCAGG GTGAACCCCAAGGACCTCGACTCCAAGTACGCCTACATCCAGGTGACCCACGTCACACCCTACCTAGATgacaaggagctggaggacaggaagacCGACTTTGAGAAGAGCCACAACATCCAGCGCTTTGTGTTCGAGACGCCGTTCACCGTGTCGGGCAAGAagcagggaggggtggaggagcagTGCAAACGGAGGACTGTTCTCACCA CCACCCACTGTTTCCCTTATGTGAAGAAGCGGATAGCAGTCATGTACCAACACCAGACCGACCTGAGCCCCATCGAGGTGGCCATAGACGAGATGAGCGCCAAGGTGGCCGAGCTGCGACTCCTGTGCTCGGCCTCTGAGGTGGACATGATCCGCCTGCAGCTCAAACTGCAAGGCAGCATCAGCGTTCAG GTCAATGCCGGTCCTCTCGCGTACGCCAGAGCCTTCCTCGACGACGGCAGTGCCAAGAAATATCCTGACAACAAGGTCAAACAGCTCAAAGAGGTGTTCAG GCAGTTTGTGGACGCCTGCGGTCAGGCGCTGGGAGTGAACGAGCGGCTGATCAAAGAGGACCAGCAGGAGTATCACGATGAGATGAAGGCCAACTACAGGGACCTGACCAGGGAGCTGTCAAACATCATGCATGAACAG ATAAACCCAGTGGAGGACGGCACGAGGAGCGCTCTGTCTGACTCTATGGGCATCTTCAACGCCATCAGCGGCACACCAACCAGTGCCAACCCACATGGCTCCACCACCATACTCTGA